One Benincasa hispida cultivar B227 chromosome 5, ASM972705v1, whole genome shotgun sequence genomic window carries:
- the LOC120078406 gene encoding multiprotein-bridging factor 1b — protein sequence MTGIGPISQDWEPVVIRKKAPNAAAKKDEKAVNAARRAGAEIETLKKSNAGTNKAASSSTSLNTRKLDDETENLAHDRVPTELKKAIMQARTEKKLTQSQLAQLINEKPQIIQEYESGKAIPNQQIITKLERALGTKLRGKK from the exons ATGACTGGGATTGGACCCATTTCACAGGATTGGGAACCGGTCGTCATCAGGAAGAAGGCCCCCAACGCCGCCGCCAAGAAGGATGAGAAAGCCGTAAACGCCGCCCGTCGCGCCGGTGCTGAGATCGAAACCTTAAAGAAAT CGAATGCTGGAACAAACAAAGCTGCTTCCAGCAGTACCAGTTTGAATACCAGGAAGTTGGATGACGAGACAGAAAATCTCGCTC ATGATCGTGTACCAACTGAGCTGAAGAAGGCAATTATGCAGGCCCGTACTGAGAAGAAACTCACCCAGTCTCAGCTTGCTCAA tTGATCAATGAGAAGCCACAAATCATTCAGGAGTATGAATCTGGGAAAGCCATCCCAAATCAACAAATAATCACCAAGCTTGAGAGAGCTCTTGGAACTAAGCTTCGAGGAAAAAAGTAG
- the LOC120078023 gene encoding sec1 family domain-containing protein MIP3, translating to MALLDVTRSCLDSISQISDHLEGSVLYLDAGCVESFQILGGFPLLLDLGVHVVCSLENMTSLDAVIDWNPASAKKLVVITSRLLSDAHRYILRCLTTHQGVRHCRIFTSISEIAHSAYPDSPLGPDAFHEYESLLVQDYEELVKKGGKKAVPSEDRNLEKYISSEDEGWSRLTSSEEDITQLEASPSGRDSYEDILTSHREDVGQKLVVSVHHFPMILCPFSPRVFVLPSEGLIAEACLSAESVDSLSPGLPPLYIGMPPDGDDIPPGATLTAHFLYHFAAKMDLKMEIFSIGDLSKTVGKILTDMSSLYDVGRRKKSAGLLLVDRTLDLLTPCCHGDSLVDRMFLSLPRRKRTSPVSHVKGPETSLRHGPRICRRAPLDVRIPLAEILTEDGGKADKFRLGERIEVFLSGWNSGSSTPQNFDKGGESNRDQNLQSPIYDPELLSGCFVSSENFRGTSYLEAILDRKTKDGTVLIKKWLQETMRKESVVVNGKIRPGFPTKLELESMIKALSKSQTCLLRNKGVLQLAAAATVAIEELNSTRWDAFLSAEKILRASAEDTSQGLAAQIVDLINKSVLAVKSDSSKGILSFQDALLLTITGYILAGENFPTSGSDGPFSWQEEHFMKEAITDAILENPVDGKLNFLHGLIEELQTNRDRIKLKGTKVMGSMEIKDDDFDDQWESWGDEDADINTTSEEVYDDMQLKLELRDRVDNLFKTLHKLSGTKKRNLLLKETLNSENILNGDQYANKGVLYKLLARILNKHDLPNLEYHSSTMGRLFKSGFGRFGLGQAKPTLADQNVILVFVIGGINGLEVREAQEALSESGRPDIELIVGGTTFLTPDDMFDLLLGDSAYV from the exons ATGGCTTTGCTTGATGTCACAAGGTCATGCCTTGATTCCATTAGTCAG ATATCAGATCACCTTGAGGGTTCCGTACTATATCTTGATGCTGGGTGTGTGGAGAGTTTCCAGATTCTTGGGGGATTCCCGTTATTACTTGACCTTGGTGTCCATGTTGTCTGTAGCTTGGAAAATATGACTTCTCTTGATGCT GTGATTGATTGGAACCCAGCTTCTGCGAAGAAACTTGTGGTGATTACATCCCGTCTCCTGAGTGATGCACATCGTTATATTTTACGCTGCCTGACTACACATCAAGGTGTTCGCCATTGTAGAATATTTACATCTATCTCAGAG ATTGCTCACTCTGCATATCCTGATTCACCTTTGGGACCAGATGCATTCCATGAGTATGAATCTTTACTCGTCCAAGATTATGAGGAACTTGTTAAGAAAGGTGGAAAAAAAGCTGTGCCTTCGGAGGACAGAAACTTGGAAAAATATATATCCTCAGAAGATGAAGGATGGTCGAGACTCACTTCAAGTGAAGAGGACATCACTCAACTAGAAGCTAGTCCAAGTGGAAGAGATTCATATGAAGACATTCTGACGAGTCACCGAGAAGATGTAGGGCAAAAGCTCGTTGTTTCTGTGCATCACTTCCCAATGATTTTGTGTCCATTTTCGCCAAGAGTTTTTGTCTTGCCTTCAGAGGGATTAATTGCTGAAGCATGCTTATCAGCAGAAAGTGTGGATTCCCTTAGTCCTGGTTTGCCTCCCCTATATATTGGGATGCCTCCTGATGGTGATGATATTCCCCCCGGGGCAACTCTTACTGCGCATTTTCTTTACCATTTTGCTGCCAAG ATGGACTTGAAGATGGAAATATTTTCCATTGGTGATCTGTCAAAAACTGTTGGAAAGATTTTGACGGATATGTCTAGTCTTTATGATGTAGGCCGACGCAAGAAATCAGCTGGTCTCCTGCTAGTTGACCGCACACTTGATCTTCTTACTCCCTGTTGTCATGGAGACTCACTTGTAGACCGCATGTTTTTGTCATTGCCCCGCAGAAAAAGAACTTCACCTGTTTCCCATGTCAAAGGTCCAGAAACTTCCCTTAGACACGGTCCACGTATCTGTAGACGAGCACCTCTTGATGTTCGGATACCACTTGCAGAAATTCTTACTGAAGATGGAGGTAAAGCTGATAAATTTCGGCTTGGTGAAAGGATTGAAGTTTTTCTGTCTGGTTGGAATTCTGGAAGCTCAACTCCTCAGAATTTTGATAAGGGTGGTGAAAGCAACAGAGATCAAAATCTACAATCGCCAATTTATGACCCTGAACTACTTAGTGGCTGTTTTGTCTCCTCCGAGAATTTTCGAGGAACTTCATACTTGGAAGCGATACTAGATAGGAAAACAAAGGATGGAACTGTGCTGATAAAGAAGTGGCTACAAGAAACTATGCGCAAAGAAAGCGTTGTTGTGAATGGGAAAATTCGTCCTGGGTTTCCTACCAAATTGGAATTGGAATCTATGATTAAGGCACTGTCTAAAAGCCAGACTTGTTTGTTGAGAAATAAAGGAGTTCTTCAGCTAGCAGCTGCCGCAACAGTTGCAATCGAGGAATTAAACAGCACACGGTGGGATGCTTTTCTTAGTGCCGAAAAAATATTGCGTGCAAGTGCTGAAGATACTAGTCAGGGGCTGGCTGCACAAATTGTTGATCTTATAAACAAAAGTGTCTTGGCGGTTAAATCGGATTCTTCAAAGGGAATTCTTTCATTTCAAGATGCTTTGCTTCTTACAATTACTGGTTATATATTGGCTGGAGAGAATTTCCCGACGTCTGGGTCTGATGGTCCGTTCTCTTGGCAAGAGGAGCATTTCATGAAAGAAGCTATTACTGATGCAATTTTAGAAAACCCAGTGGATggaaaattgaattttctccATGGTTTAATAGAAGAGCTTCAAACGAACCGAGATAGGATCAAATTGAAGGGAACAAAAGTGATGGGATCGATGGAAATAAAAGATGATGACTTTGATGATCAGTGGGAGAGCTGGGGTGATGAAGATGCTGATATTAACACTACTAGTGAGGAAGTATACGATGATATGCAGCTCAAGTTAGAGTTGCGCGATCGGGTGGATAATCTTTTCAAGACACTTCACAAGTTGTCCGGTACAAAGAAGAGAAATTTACTTTTGAAGGAGACATTAAATTCAGAAAATATCCTCAATGGAGATCAGTATGCAAATAAAGGAGTACTTTATAAACTTCTGGCTAGGATCTTAAACAAGCATGATTTACCTAATTTGGAATACCATTCCTCCACGATGGGGAGACTTTTCAAAAGTGGGTTTGGAAGATTTGGTCTTGGACAA gCAAAACCCACCCTTGCTGATCAAAACGTCATTCTGGTTTTTGTTATTGGCGGCATTAATGGTCTTGAG GTTCGTGAAGCTCAGGAGGCATTATCTGAGAGTGGAAGACCAGATATAGAACTGATTGTTGGTGGAACAACCTTCCTCACTCCTGATGATATGTTTGATTTGTTGCTTGGGGACTCGGCCTACGTTTGA
- the LOC120078805 gene encoding probable serine/threonine-protein kinase PBL7: protein MEVEDDDYRRKQQLVLLVIVVLASLALVSLLVAFSYYCYISNKVSKRLKIRKRADLEDGGSFENVKEFSTEKGLQLFTFKQLHSATGGFSKSNVVGHGSFGHVYRGVLNDGRKVAIKLMDQAGKQGEDEFKVEVELLSRLHSPYLLALLGYCSDNNHKLLVYEFMANGGLQEHLYPVSSSNSISVKLDWETRLRVALEAAKGLEYLHEHVCPPVIHRDFKSSNVLLDKNLHAKVSDFGLAKIGSDKAGGHVSTRVLGTQGYVAPEYALTGHLTTKSDVYSYGVVLLELLTGRVPVDMKRTPGEASLVSWALPRLTDRERVVHIMDPALEGQYSMKDVVQVAAIAAMCVQPEADYRPLMADVVQSLVPLVRNYRTTSKIGSSSSSSATKSPAAHDNASSGD, encoded by the exons ATGGAAGTTGAAGACGACGACTACCGAAGAAAACAGCAACTCGTTCTTCTGGTAATCGTTGTACTAgcttctctcgctctcgtttCTTTGCTCGTTGCTTTTAGCTATTACTGCTATATCAGCAATAAGGTCTCCAAGCGCCTCAAGATCCGCAAAA GGGCTGATCTTGAAGATGGAGGTAGTTTTGAAAATGTTAAAGAATTTTCAACTGAGAAAGGTCTCCAATTGTTCACTTTCAAGCAGCTACACTCTGCAACCGGTGGTTTTAGCAAGTCAAATGTGGTTGGGCATGGTAGCTTTGGGCATGTATATCGAGGAGTCCTGAACGATGGGAGAAAGGTTGCAATTAAGCTTATGGATCAAGCGGGGAAGCAGGGAGAAGACGAATTTAAAGTGGAG GTGGAATTGTTAAGTCGGCTTCATTCACCATATTTGTTGGCATTGCTCGGGTATTGCTCAGATAACaatcataaattgctcgtataCGAGTTCATGGCAAATGGCGGTCTGCAAGAGCATCTATACCCTGTTAGCA GTTCAAATTCCATCAGCGTTAAGTTGGACTGGGAAACACGGCTGAGAGTTGCTCTTGAAGCTGCCAAAGGTTTGGAGTACTTACATGAACACGTATGCCCCCCAGTAATTCATAGGGATTTCAAGAGCAGCAATGTCCTGTTGGACAAAAATCTTCATGCTAAGGTTTCTGATTTTGGATTGGCAAAAATCGGCTCAGACAAAGCCGGGGGTCATGTCTCTACTCGAGTTTTGGGGACACAAGGATATGTTGCCCCTGA GTATGCACTAACAGGGCATTTAACAACAAAGTCAGATGTTTATAGTTATGGGGTTGTACTCTTGGAGCTGCTCACTGGCAGAGTTCCAGTTGATATGAAGAGAACTCCTGGGGAAGCTTCCCTTGTTTCTTGG GCTTTGCCGAGGCTGACTGACAGGGAGAGAGTGGTGCATATAATGGACCCTGCATTGGAGGGTCAGTACTCCATGAAGGATGTTGTTCAAGTGGCAGCAATTGCAGCAATGTGTGTACAACCGGAGGCAGATTACAGGCCACTGATGGCTGATGTTGTCCAGTCACTGGTTCCACTAGTGAGAAATTACAGGACAACTTCAAAGATCGGTAGCAGTTCTAGTTCCAGCGCTACCAAGTCGCCTGCAGCGCATGACAATGCTAGTTCGGGAGACTGA